Proteins encoded within one genomic window of Anser cygnoides isolate HZ-2024a breed goose chromosome 35, Taihu_goose_T2T_genome, whole genome shotgun sequence:
- the LOC125181435 gene encoding class I histocompatibility antigen, F10 alpha chain-like isoform X3, which translates to MGLGGVGVLELGLLLGVLGGAASEPHSLRYFFYAVSDPGPGLPQFVIVGYVDGEVFVRYDSETQRMEPRADWMAANVDQQYWDRDTQSSRSNEQIYRVNLDTLRERYNQSRGSHTRQRMFGCDLLEDGSIRGFEQHGYDGKDFLIFDKDTLTFTAADAGAQITKRKWEEKGIVAEQKKHYLENTCIEGLKKYVSYGKAALERRERPEVRVSGMEADRILTLSCRAYGFYPRPISISWLKDGVVQEQETQRGSTVPNSDGTYHAWATIDVLLGDKDKYQCRVEHASLPQPGLFSWEPQSNLIPIVAGVAVAVVAVIAALAGFAVWKSKQGKKEKGYKVAPGSNPSV; encoded by the exons atggggctggggggggtgggggttctggagctggggctgctgctgggggtcctgggcgGAGCAGCGAGCG AGCCCCACTCCCTGCGCTATTTCTTCTACGCGGTGTCGGACccgggcccggggctgccgcAGTTCGTGATTGTGGGGTACGTGGACGGGGAGGTCTTCGTGCGCTATGACAGCGAGACCCAGAGGATGGAGCCCCGGGCGGACTGGATGGCCGCCAATGTGGACCAGCAGTACTGGGACAGGGACACTCAGAGCTCACGGAGTAATGAGCAGATTTATCGTGTGAATCTGGACACACTGCGGGAGCGCTACAACCAGAGCAGGG GCTCTCACACACGGCAGCGTATGTTTGGCTGTGACCTCCTCGAAGATGGTAGCATCAGAGGCTTTGAGCAGCATGGCTATGATGGGAAGGACTTCCTCATCTTTGACAAGGACACGCTGACATTCACTGCAGCTGATGCTGGGGCACAAATCACCAAGAGAAagtgggaggagaaagggattGTTGCTGAGCAGAAGAAGCACTACCTGGAGAACACCTGCATTGAGGGGCTGAAGAAATATGTGAGCTATGGGAAGGCTGCACTGGAGAGGAGAG agcgcCCCGAGGTCCGAGTGTCGGGGATGGAGGCCGACAGGATCCTGACCTTGTCCTGCCGCGCTTACGGCTTCTACCCGCGGCCCATCTCCATCAGCTGGCTGAAGGACGGCGTGGTCCAGGAGCAGGAGACCCAGAGGGGGAGCACTGTGCCCAACAGTGACGGCACCTACCATGCCTGGGCCACCATCGATGTCCTGCTGGGAGACAAGGACAAGTACCAGTGCCGCGTGGAGCATGccagcctgccccagcctggcctcTTCTCGTGGG AGCCACAGTCCAACCTGATCCCCATCGTGGCGGGGGTGGCTGTTGCCGTTGTGGCTGTCATTGCTGCCCTGGCTGGATTTGCTGTCTGGAAGAGCAAGCAGG ggaagaaggagaagggctACAAGGTGGCACCAG GGAGCAACCCCAGTGTCTAA
- the LOC106029505 gene encoding class I histocompatibility antigen, F10 alpha chain-like isoform X2 codes for MPSSSRGGLGQSGAMGPGRAGGLGLEIGWGLLLLLGVLGGAASAPAVPAGPHSLHYFYTGVSDPSPGMWQFVAVGYVDGEVFVRYDSKTQRTDAMVDWMLAIDDQQYWDRNTRNFQNSEQVFRVGLDILQERYNQSRGSHTLQWMYGCDFLEDSSITGFDQLGYDGKDFIALDKDTLTYTAADAGAQVTKRKWEEEGTSAERKKHYLENTCIEWLRKYVSYGKAVLDRREHPEVRVSGMEVDRILTLSCRAHGFYPRPISISWLKDGVVQEQETQRGRTLPNSDGTYHAWATIDVLLGDKDKYQCRVEHASLPQPGLFSWEPQSNLIHIMAEVAVVAVIAALVGFAVWKCKQGRMRRAITWHQAAMGDPAAQTQGATPVSNCSPSAREGPAGPMCTLCCSWMWPRSPNLSHLLSATARVTQQHNCICTPSNKIAQ; via the exons ATGCCTTCGAGCTCCAGAGGGGGCTtggggcagagcggggccaTGGGTCCGGGACGGGCGGGGGGCCTGGGCCTGGAGAttggctgggggctgctgctgctgctgggggtcctgggcgGAGCAGCGAGCG cccccgctgtccccgcaggGCCCCACTCCCTGCATTATTTCTACACGGGGGTGTCGGATCCGAGCCCAGGGATGTGGCAGTTTGTGGCCGTGGGGTACGTGGACGGGGAGGTCTTCGTGCGCTACGACAGCAAGACTCAGAGGACGGATGCCATGGTGGACTGGATGTTGGCCATCGATGACCAGCAGTACTGGGACAGGAACACCCGGAACTTTCAGAATTCTGAGCAGGTTTTCCGTGTGGGCCTGGACATACTGCAGGAGCGCTACAACCAGAGCAGGG GGTCTCACACGCTGCAGTGGATGTATGGCTGTGACTTCCTTGAGGACAGTAGCATCACAGGTTTTGATCAGCTTGGCTATGATGGGAAGGACTTCATTGCCTTAGACAAGGACACGCTGACGTACACTGCAGCGGACGCTGGGGCACAAGTGACCAAAAGGaagtgggaggaggaagggactTCTGCTGAGCGGAAGAAGCACTACCTGGAGAACACCTGCATTGAGTGGCTGAGGAAATATGTGAGCTATGGGAAGGCCGTGCTGGACAGGAGAG AGCACCCCGAGGTCCGAGTGTCGGGGATGGAGGTCGACAGGATCCTGACCTTGTCCTGCCGCGCTCACGGCTTCTACCCACGGCCCATCTCCATCAGCTGGCTGAAGGACGGCGTGGTCCAGGAGCAGGAGACCCAGAGGGGGAGAACCCTTCCCAACAGTGACGGCACCTACCATGCCTGGGCCACCATCGATGTCCTGCTGGGAGACAAGGACAAGTACCAGTGCCGCGTGGAGCACgccagcctgccccagcccggCCTCTTCTCGTGGG AGCCACAGTCCAACCTGATCCACATCATGGCGGAGGTGGCTGTCGTGGCTGTCATTGCTGCCCTGGTCGGATTTGCTGTCTGGAAGTGCAAGCAG GGAAGAATGAGACGGGCTATAACGTGGCACCAG GCAGCGATGGGGGATCCAGCAGCTCAAACGCAG GGAGCAACCCCAGTGTCTAACTGCTCTCCTTCAGCCCGTGAGGGACCAGCTGGCCCCATGTGCactttgtgctgcagctggatgtgGCCCCGTTCCCCCAACCTCTCGCATCTCCTATCTGCTACTGCAAGAGTAACGCAACAGCATAATTGCATCTGCACGCCTTCAAACAAAATAGCCCAATGA
- the LOC106029505 gene encoding class I histocompatibility antigen, F10 alpha chain-like isoform X7, whose amino-acid sequence MPSSSRGGLGQSGAMGPGRAGGLGLEIGWGLLLLLGVLGGAASAPAVPAGPHSLHYFYTGVSDPSPGMWQFVAVGYVDGEVFVRYDSKTQRTDAMVDWMLAIDDQQYWDRNTRNFQNSEQVFRVGLDILQERYNQSRGSHTLQWMYGCDFLEDSSITGFDQLGYDGKDFIALDKDTLTYTAADAGAQVTKRKWEEEGTSAERKKHYLENTCIEWLRKYVSYGKAVLDRREHPEVRVSGMEVDRILTLSCRAHGFYPRPISISWLKDGVVQEQETQRGRTLPNSDGTYHAWATIDVLLGDKDKYQCRVEHASLPQPGLFSWEPQSNLIHIMAEVAVVAVIAALVGFAVWKCKQGRMRRAITWHQA is encoded by the exons ATGCCTTCGAGCTCCAGAGGGGGCTtggggcagagcggggccaTGGGTCCGGGACGGGCGGGGGGCCTGGGCCTGGAGAttggctgggggctgctgctgctgctgggggtcctgggcgGAGCAGCGAGCG cccccgctgtccccgcaggGCCCCACTCCCTGCATTATTTCTACACGGGGGTGTCGGATCCGAGCCCAGGGATGTGGCAGTTTGTGGCCGTGGGGTACGTGGACGGGGAGGTCTTCGTGCGCTACGACAGCAAGACTCAGAGGACGGATGCCATGGTGGACTGGATGTTGGCCATCGATGACCAGCAGTACTGGGACAGGAACACCCGGAACTTTCAGAATTCTGAGCAGGTTTTCCGTGTGGGCCTGGACATACTGCAGGAGCGCTACAACCAGAGCAGGG GGTCTCACACGCTGCAGTGGATGTATGGCTGTGACTTCCTTGAGGACAGTAGCATCACAGGTTTTGATCAGCTTGGCTATGATGGGAAGGACTTCATTGCCTTAGACAAGGACACGCTGACGTACACTGCAGCGGACGCTGGGGCACAAGTGACCAAAAGGaagtgggaggaggaagggactTCTGCTGAGCGGAAGAAGCACTACCTGGAGAACACCTGCATTGAGTGGCTGAGGAAATATGTGAGCTATGGGAAGGCCGTGCTGGACAGGAGAG AGCACCCCGAGGTCCGAGTGTCGGGGATGGAGGTCGACAGGATCCTGACCTTGTCCTGCCGCGCTCACGGCTTCTACCCACGGCCCATCTCCATCAGCTGGCTGAAGGACGGCGTGGTCCAGGAGCAGGAGACCCAGAGGGGGAGAACCCTTCCCAACAGTGACGGCACCTACCATGCCTGGGCCACCATCGATGTCCTGCTGGGAGACAAGGACAAGTACCAGTGCCGCGTGGAGCACgccagcctgccccagcccggCCTCTTCTCGTGGG AGCCACAGTCCAACCTGATCCACATCATGGCGGAGGTGGCTGTCGTGGCTGTCATTGCTGCCCTGGTCGGATTTGCTGTCTGGAAGTGCAAGCAG GGAAGAATGAGACGGGCTATAACGTGGCACCAG gcttga
- the LOC125181435 gene encoding class I histocompatibility antigen, F10 alpha chain-like isoform X1, with protein MGLGGVGVLELGLLLGVLGGAASEPHSLRYFFYAVSDPGPGLPQFVIVGYVDGEVFVRYDSETQRMEPRADWMAANVDQQYWDRDTQSSRSNEQIYRVNLDTLRERYNQSRGSHTRQRMFGCDLLEDGSIRGFEQHGYDGKDFLIFDKDTLTFTAADAGAQITKRKWEEKGIVAEQKKHYLENTCIEGLKKYVSYGKAALERRERPEVRVSGMEADRILTLSCRAYGFYPRPISISWLKDGVVQEQETQRGSTVPNSDGTYHAWATIDVLLGDKDKYQCRVEHASLPQPGLFSWEPQSNLIPIVAGVAVAVVAVIAALAGFAVWKSKQGKKEKGYKVAPGSDGGSNSWIAGSNPSV; from the exons atggggctggggggggtgggggttctggagctggggctgctgctgggggtcctgggcgGAGCAGCGAGCG AGCCCCACTCCCTGCGCTATTTCTTCTACGCGGTGTCGGACccgggcccggggctgccgcAGTTCGTGATTGTGGGGTACGTGGACGGGGAGGTCTTCGTGCGCTATGACAGCGAGACCCAGAGGATGGAGCCCCGGGCGGACTGGATGGCCGCCAATGTGGACCAGCAGTACTGGGACAGGGACACTCAGAGCTCACGGAGTAATGAGCAGATTTATCGTGTGAATCTGGACACACTGCGGGAGCGCTACAACCAGAGCAGGG GCTCTCACACACGGCAGCGTATGTTTGGCTGTGACCTCCTCGAAGATGGTAGCATCAGAGGCTTTGAGCAGCATGGCTATGATGGGAAGGACTTCCTCATCTTTGACAAGGACACGCTGACATTCACTGCAGCTGATGCTGGGGCACAAATCACCAAGAGAAagtgggaggagaaagggattGTTGCTGAGCAGAAGAAGCACTACCTGGAGAACACCTGCATTGAGGGGCTGAAGAAATATGTGAGCTATGGGAAGGCTGCACTGGAGAGGAGAG agcgcCCCGAGGTCCGAGTGTCGGGGATGGAGGCCGACAGGATCCTGACCTTGTCCTGCCGCGCTTACGGCTTCTACCCGCGGCCCATCTCCATCAGCTGGCTGAAGGACGGCGTGGTCCAGGAGCAGGAGACCCAGAGGGGGAGCACTGTGCCCAACAGTGACGGCACCTACCATGCCTGGGCCACCATCGATGTCCTGCTGGGAGACAAGGACAAGTACCAGTGCCGCGTGGAGCATGccagcctgccccagcctggcctcTTCTCGTGGG AGCCACAGTCCAACCTGATCCCCATCGTGGCGGGGGTGGCTGTTGCCGTTGTGGCTGTCATTGCTGCCCTGGCTGGATTTGCTGTCTGGAAGAGCAAGCAGG ggaagaaggagaagggctACAAGGTGGCACCAG GCAGTGACGGGGGATCCAACAGCTGGATCGCAG GGAGCAACCCCAGTGTCTAA
- the LOC125181435 gene encoding class I histocompatibility antigen, F10 alpha chain-like isoform X2 — protein MGLGGVGVLELGLLLGVLGGAASEPHSLRYFFYAVSDPGPGLPQFVIVGYVDGEVFVRYDSETQRMEPRADWMAANVDQQYWDRDTQSSRSNEQIYRVNLDTLRERYNQSRGSHTRQRMFGCDLLEDGSIRGFEQHGYDGKDFLIFDKDTLTFTAADAGAQITKRKWEEKGIVAEQKKHYLENTCIEGLKKYVSYGKAALERRERPEVRVSGMEADRILTLSCRAYGFYPRPISISWLKDGVVQEQETQRGSTVPNSDGTYHAWATIDVLLGDKDKYQCRVEHASLPQPGLFSWEPQSNLIPIVAGVAVAVVAVIAALAGFAVWKSKQGKKEKGYKVAPGSDGGSNSWIAGLML, from the exons atggggctggggggggtgggggttctggagctggggctgctgctgggggtcctgggcgGAGCAGCGAGCG AGCCCCACTCCCTGCGCTATTTCTTCTACGCGGTGTCGGACccgggcccggggctgccgcAGTTCGTGATTGTGGGGTACGTGGACGGGGAGGTCTTCGTGCGCTATGACAGCGAGACCCAGAGGATGGAGCCCCGGGCGGACTGGATGGCCGCCAATGTGGACCAGCAGTACTGGGACAGGGACACTCAGAGCTCACGGAGTAATGAGCAGATTTATCGTGTGAATCTGGACACACTGCGGGAGCGCTACAACCAGAGCAGGG GCTCTCACACACGGCAGCGTATGTTTGGCTGTGACCTCCTCGAAGATGGTAGCATCAGAGGCTTTGAGCAGCATGGCTATGATGGGAAGGACTTCCTCATCTTTGACAAGGACACGCTGACATTCACTGCAGCTGATGCTGGGGCACAAATCACCAAGAGAAagtgggaggagaaagggattGTTGCTGAGCAGAAGAAGCACTACCTGGAGAACACCTGCATTGAGGGGCTGAAGAAATATGTGAGCTATGGGAAGGCTGCACTGGAGAGGAGAG agcgcCCCGAGGTCCGAGTGTCGGGGATGGAGGCCGACAGGATCCTGACCTTGTCCTGCCGCGCTTACGGCTTCTACCCGCGGCCCATCTCCATCAGCTGGCTGAAGGACGGCGTGGTCCAGGAGCAGGAGACCCAGAGGGGGAGCACTGTGCCCAACAGTGACGGCACCTACCATGCCTGGGCCACCATCGATGTCCTGCTGGGAGACAAGGACAAGTACCAGTGCCGCGTGGAGCATGccagcctgccccagcctggcctcTTCTCGTGGG AGCCACAGTCCAACCTGATCCCCATCGTGGCGGGGGTGGCTGTTGCCGTTGTGGCTGTCATTGCTGCCCTGGCTGGATTTGCTGTCTGGAAGAGCAAGCAGG ggaagaaggagaagggctACAAGGTGGCACCAG GCAGTGACGGGGGATCCAACAGCTGGATCGCAG GCTTGATGCTGTGA
- the LOC106029505 gene encoding class I histocompatibility antigen, F10 alpha chain-like isoform X6, with protein MPSSSRGGLGQSGAMGPGRAGGLGLEIGWGLLLLLGVLGGAASAPAVPAGPHSLHYFYTGVSDPSPGMWQFVAVGYVDGEVFVRYDSKTQRTDAMVDWMLAIDDQQYWDRNTRNFQNSEQVFRVGLDILQERYNQSRGSHTLQWMYGCDFLEDSSITGFDQLGYDGKDFIALDKDTLTYTAADAGAQVTKRKWEEEGTSAERKKHYLENTCIEWLRKYVSYGKAVLDRREHPEVRVSGMEVDRILTLSCRAHGFYPRPISISWLKDGVVQEQETQRGRTLPNSDGTYHAWATIDVLLGDKDKYQCRVEHASLPQPGLFSWEPQSNLIHIMAEVAVVAVIAALVGFAVWKCKQGRMRRAITWHQAAMGDPAAQTQA; from the exons ATGCCTTCGAGCTCCAGAGGGGGCTtggggcagagcggggccaTGGGTCCGGGACGGGCGGGGGGCCTGGGCCTGGAGAttggctgggggctgctgctgctgctgggggtcctgggcgGAGCAGCGAGCG cccccgctgtccccgcaggGCCCCACTCCCTGCATTATTTCTACACGGGGGTGTCGGATCCGAGCCCAGGGATGTGGCAGTTTGTGGCCGTGGGGTACGTGGACGGGGAGGTCTTCGTGCGCTACGACAGCAAGACTCAGAGGACGGATGCCATGGTGGACTGGATGTTGGCCATCGATGACCAGCAGTACTGGGACAGGAACACCCGGAACTTTCAGAATTCTGAGCAGGTTTTCCGTGTGGGCCTGGACATACTGCAGGAGCGCTACAACCAGAGCAGGG GGTCTCACACGCTGCAGTGGATGTATGGCTGTGACTTCCTTGAGGACAGTAGCATCACAGGTTTTGATCAGCTTGGCTATGATGGGAAGGACTTCATTGCCTTAGACAAGGACACGCTGACGTACACTGCAGCGGACGCTGGGGCACAAGTGACCAAAAGGaagtgggaggaggaagggactTCTGCTGAGCGGAAGAAGCACTACCTGGAGAACACCTGCATTGAGTGGCTGAGGAAATATGTGAGCTATGGGAAGGCCGTGCTGGACAGGAGAG AGCACCCCGAGGTCCGAGTGTCGGGGATGGAGGTCGACAGGATCCTGACCTTGTCCTGCCGCGCTCACGGCTTCTACCCACGGCCCATCTCCATCAGCTGGCTGAAGGACGGCGTGGTCCAGGAGCAGGAGACCCAGAGGGGGAGAACCCTTCCCAACAGTGACGGCACCTACCATGCCTGGGCCACCATCGATGTCCTGCTGGGAGACAAGGACAAGTACCAGTGCCGCGTGGAGCACgccagcctgccccagcccggCCTCTTCTCGTGGG AGCCACAGTCCAACCTGATCCACATCATGGCGGAGGTGGCTGTCGTGGCTGTCATTGCTGCCCTGGTCGGATTTGCTGTCTGGAAGTGCAAGCAG GGAAGAATGAGACGGGCTATAACGTGGCACCAG GCAGCGATGGGGGATCCAGCAGCTCAAACGCAG gcttga
- the LOC125181435 gene encoding class I histocompatibility antigen, F10 alpha chain-like isoform X4, giving the protein MGLGGVGVLELGLLLGVLGGAASEPHSLRYFFYAVSDPGPGLPQFVIVGYVDGEVFVRYDSETQRMEPRADWMAANVDQQYWDRDTQSSRSNEQIYRVNLDTLRERYNQSRGSHTRQRMFGCDLLEDGSIRGFEQHGYDGKDFLIFDKDTLTFTAADAGAQITKRKWEEKGIVAEQKKHYLENTCIEGLKKYVSYGKAALERRERPEVRVSGMEADRILTLSCRAYGFYPRPISISWLKDGVVQEQETQRGSTVPNSDGTYHAWATIDVLLGDKDKYQCRVEHASLPQPGLFSWEPQSNLIPIVAGVAVAVVAVIAALAGFAVWKSKQGKKEKGYKVAPGSDGGSNSWIAGSNRSV; this is encoded by the exons atggggctggggggggtgggggttctggagctggggctgctgctgggggtcctgggcgGAGCAGCGAGCG AGCCCCACTCCCTGCGCTATTTCTTCTACGCGGTGTCGGACccgggcccggggctgccgcAGTTCGTGATTGTGGGGTACGTGGACGGGGAGGTCTTCGTGCGCTATGACAGCGAGACCCAGAGGATGGAGCCCCGGGCGGACTGGATGGCCGCCAATGTGGACCAGCAGTACTGGGACAGGGACACTCAGAGCTCACGGAGTAATGAGCAGATTTATCGTGTGAATCTGGACACACTGCGGGAGCGCTACAACCAGAGCAGGG GCTCTCACACACGGCAGCGTATGTTTGGCTGTGACCTCCTCGAAGATGGTAGCATCAGAGGCTTTGAGCAGCATGGCTATGATGGGAAGGACTTCCTCATCTTTGACAAGGACACGCTGACATTCACTGCAGCTGATGCTGGGGCACAAATCACCAAGAGAAagtgggaggagaaagggattGTTGCTGAGCAGAAGAAGCACTACCTGGAGAACACCTGCATTGAGGGGCTGAAGAAATATGTGAGCTATGGGAAGGCTGCACTGGAGAGGAGAG agcgcCCCGAGGTCCGAGTGTCGGGGATGGAGGCCGACAGGATCCTGACCTTGTCCTGCCGCGCTTACGGCTTCTACCCGCGGCCCATCTCCATCAGCTGGCTGAAGGACGGCGTGGTCCAGGAGCAGGAGACCCAGAGGGGGAGCACTGTGCCCAACAGTGACGGCACCTACCATGCCTGGGCCACCATCGATGTCCTGCTGGGAGACAAGGACAAGTACCAGTGCCGCGTGGAGCATGccagcctgccccagcctggcctcTTCTCGTGGG AGCCACAGTCCAACCTGATCCCCATCGTGGCGGGGGTGGCTGTTGCCGTTGTGGCTGTCATTGCTGCCCTGGCTGGATTTGCTGTCTGGAAGAGCAAGCAGG ggaagaaggagaagggctACAAGGTGGCACCAG GCAGTGACGGGGGATCCAACAGCTGGATCGCAG GGAGCAACCGCAGTGTCTAA